A part of Thermocrinis albus DSM 14484 genomic DNA contains:
- the surE gene encoding 5'/3'-nucleotidase SurE: MPVFLITNDDGYFSPGIQALREELKKLGRVVTVAPDRNLSGVGHSLTFNMPLRIRRVDEDFWTVIGGTPADCVHLGYYVILEGKKPDLVCSGINEGPNLGEDITYSGTVSGAMEGRILGIPSVAFSAFGRDEVDFRSVAQVCKEVVLKVLQYGMPEDTYLNVNIPNLPPDEIRGFMFTRQGKRAYKEKVLRLLDPQRRPLYWITAEEFGWELEEGTDYWAVYHGYVSITPLQLDLTNHRALRSLQERWRV; this comes from the coding sequence ATGCCCGTTTTTCTTATAACCAACGATGACGGCTACTTTTCTCCCGGTATACAGGCTCTGAGGGAAGAGCTGAAGAAGCTGGGCAGAGTGGTTACAGTGGCCCCCGACAGGAATCTCAGTGGTGTTGGTCATTCTCTTACCTTTAACATGCCCTTACGGATAAGGAGGGTAGATGAAGATTTCTGGACCGTCATAGGAGGGACACCCGCCGACTGCGTTCACCTCGGTTATTACGTGATCCTGGAAGGTAAGAAACCGGACCTCGTATGCTCTGGCATAAACGAAGGTCCCAACCTGGGGGAGGATATAACCTACTCAGGTACAGTTTCTGGTGCTATGGAAGGGAGGATACTGGGTATACCTTCGGTAGCTTTCTCCGCCTTTGGTAGGGATGAGGTTGATTTCAGGAGCGTGGCTCAGGTGTGTAAAGAAGTGGTCCTAAAGGTACTCCAGTATGGTATGCCGGAGGACACTTACCTTAACGTCAACATACCTAACCTACCTCCCGATGAGATCAGAGGGTTTATGTTCACTCGTCAGGGAAAGAGGGCTTACAAAGAGAAAGTGTTACGCCTTTTAGATCCACAGCGCAGACCCCTTTACTGGATAACCGCCGAAGAGTTCGGCTGGGAACTGGAGGAAGGAACCGATTACTGGGCCGTCTATCACGGTTACGTTTCCATAACACCCCTCCAGCTGGATCTTACCAACCACAGAGCCCTCAGGAGCCTCCAAGAAAGGTGGAGAGTTTAA
- a CDS encoding cbb3-type cytochrome c oxidase subunit I: MERWWFYLAVLSLGVGGFFAFLVAMARTPGVEHLFPPGYFYHALTGHVDLAIVVFLLSFTMLLWNQYYPKEEKVTFPLASLGAVLIGMSSLLGLGLPVSNNYLPTLVHPLFFTGAGLFFTAFWLSAFLRLKEAIADFRSDDPKRSSLSTSVILSLLMLVAFVFSSLRAGDPAEVYRFYERLYWAPGHIHQFINGSVLIHTWYRLLYLTGKGVRSSRLWMSFVPFLLFGVLLTSVPLVFSDPISRDAIVFTEISYAVGLGIPIFFHMFYVVRNLRPLSFTHLYPTALFISLLLYFLGVIIAYGGIKADLRVPAHYHGAVTSLTLALMTLSYHLMQEWGILRRISRSFSLTQVYLYGVGMVLFILGLYLAGLKGAPRKTYGTAYTQDPFVLGALLLMGLGTLLAVIGGVMFVLYVLKSTLSHARFSYNQR, from the coding sequence ATGGAAAGATGGTGGTTTTACCTGGCTGTTCTCTCTCTAGGTGTAGGGGGATTTTTTGCCTTTCTGGTAGCCATGGCTAGAACTCCCGGAGTGGAACATCTCTTCCCACCCGGGTACTTCTACCATGCTCTCACGGGACATGTGGACCTGGCTATAGTGGTTTTCCTGCTTTCCTTCACCATGCTTCTGTGGAACCAATACTACCCAAAGGAAGAGAAGGTGACTTTCCCTTTAGCCAGTCTTGGTGCTGTTCTCATAGGTATGTCCTCCTTACTGGGGCTTGGACTTCCTGTGTCCAACAACTACCTTCCCACACTGGTTCATCCTCTCTTCTTTACAGGAGCCGGTCTCTTCTTTACCGCCTTTTGGTTATCAGCTTTTCTCAGACTAAAGGAGGCGATAGCTGACTTTCGTAGTGATGATCCCAAGAGGTCATCCCTATCTACCTCTGTAATTCTCTCCCTCCTGATGTTGGTGGCCTTTGTGTTCTCCTCCCTTCGCGCAGGTGATCCTGCAGAAGTTTATAGGTTTTACGAAAGGCTTTACTGGGCACCGGGTCACATACATCAGTTTATCAACGGCTCTGTTCTCATACATACTTGGTACAGATTACTGTATCTAACTGGAAAAGGGGTAAGATCCTCTCGTCTGTGGATGAGTTTTGTACCCTTTCTCTTGTTTGGTGTACTTCTGACATCTGTACCGTTAGTGTTCAGCGATCCCATATCCCGTGATGCCATCGTTTTTACCGAGATATCCTACGCAGTGGGACTAGGCATTCCCATATTCTTCCACATGTTTTACGTGGTGAGAAACCTAAGACCCCTTTCCTTCACTCATCTTTACCCTACCGCCCTCTTCATCTCCCTCCTCCTTTACTTTTTAGGAGTGATCATAGCTTACGGGGGTATAAAGGCGGATCTGCGTGTCCCAGCTCATTACCACGGTGCTGTTACATCTCTTACACTGGCTCTTATGACCTTATCCTACCACCTTATGCAGGAGTGGGGAATACTGAGAAGGATAAGCAGGTCCTTCTCATTAACACAGGTGTATCTCTACGGAGTGGGTATGGTTCTCTTTATACTGGGGTTATACTTAGCCGGTTTGAAAGGTGCACCTCGTAAAACCTACGGTACTGCCTACACACAGGATCCCTTCGTGCTGGGTGCTCTCCTTCTTATGGGACTAGGTACGCTCCTTGCGGTGATAGGGGGTGTTATGTTCGTTCTGTATGTGTTAAAATCCACTCTCTCTCATGCCCGTTTTTCTTATAACCAACGATGA
- a CDS encoding COX15/CtaA family protein, translating into MRRALLLLAILFTYVVMIWGGMVRSTDSGLACPSWPLCYGDFSLPKDLSARMEMGHRTVSGLAGLFVFLSTVAVWRNIGGPAKLTTGIALLFTLSAALTGMKMIKSEAPHLKYVEHMLLESFHIYESMIILGALVVTYRLLYKKEGESYIPIWVYVPALVTIMTGVLVRYTGSGEACGHEWPTCAGYLVPPMDDWKVALQFTHRNLAYITWLMFLAYLLRFRDKLALFAFLLINVQFVFAVSMVLSGFFLPLVFLDTASGFFLFAFLTYHVRVRL; encoded by the coding sequence ATGAGAAGAGCTCTCCTACTGCTTGCCATTCTGTTTACTTACGTGGTTATGATATGGGGAGGGATGGTGAGAAGCACCGACTCGGGTTTGGCATGCCCCAGCTGGCCACTGTGTTACGGTGATTTTAGCTTACCTAAGGATCTGTCCGCACGCATGGAGATGGGACACAGGACGGTGAGTGGCCTAGCTGGTCTCTTCGTTTTTTTGAGTACTGTGGCTGTCTGGCGTAACATAGGAGGACCTGCGAAACTTACAACAGGTATAGCTCTCCTCTTCACCCTGTCGGCAGCCCTCACCGGTATGAAGATGATAAAATCCGAAGCTCCTCATCTCAAGTACGTAGAACATATGCTTTTAGAGTCTTTCCATATTTACGAATCTATGATAATACTGGGAGCTCTTGTCGTCACTTACAGGCTTCTCTACAAAAAGGAGGGAGAGAGCTACATACCTATATGGGTGTACGTACCGGCCCTTGTAACCATTATGACAGGTGTTCTTGTGAGATATACAGGTTCCGGCGAAGCGTGTGGGCACGAGTGGCCTACCTGTGCGGGGTACCTTGTACCTCCCATGGATGATTGGAAGGTGGCGTTGCAGTTTACTCATAGAAACCTCGCTTACATCACGTGGTTGATGTTTCTGGCCTATCTCCTTCGCTTCAGGGATAAGCTGGCTCTCTTTGCCTTCCTTCTCATAAACGTCCAGTTTGTCTTTGCTGTATCTATGGTACTTTCGGGCTTCTTTCTTCCTTTGGTTTTTCTTGATACCGCCAGCGGATTTTTTCTCTTCGCCTTTTTAACTTATCATGTGCGTGTGAGGTTGTAA
- a CDS encoding cellulose biosynthesis cyclic di-GMP-binding regulatory protein BcsB, protein MRFNAFKIFTLFLFLVTSGTLAEQFIIEEKIFIQTNNSPKKSYTKRQKVNSNISNHQSITYTSKQLGISSEGLNSNISSYQSITYTFKQFGILSEDLVLKEVYPSWSFYIPVYPGYKGGKINLLLEAWGLGKDSYVRIYVDDIPYVSFKGNELPPAVTINLPAYQNKDFIKITIGGFLGYSDNICKDIIEGQSYLIVKKDSQITINYKDIGDIYSVFKSYEPFYSILPSGNLDFYSLAFYLSKQNPFASVKFNDPSSKYKITYDSNTEGIQREGNILKISPKGLDGIKESLTDFLAIGTKVDIGNLIKKKKKIDKQNLLTFADLGYTTSTSKGLINISQYFTINTSQFRGIPKDLRLKLHIAHTPVPVIKSHEANLRIYLNDKLIQAYPLDGYGDKTFDLAIPLSVLQYGPNTLKVTFSRNITPGECSGTIVEGELTVFDDSYFYWNSVEKTPYNISDFIKSLHGKVLFVVKDQSFIPYLINFLSELGKRNTFIDRVDISANIDNNAKNYDFIILFGLDSNINLPVESDKGEFIVKNPLTDVSLFSSKYYKNFVLLQVGKYDKVPVLAIQCWRQECDSIFYNMNFENLYRLFGNVGIFTQDYFISYQVGKKLSITYTVDKGIAYYWNKYKLIVIIAIGLISILFLGYVYKKLTRRVVQ, encoded by the coding sequence ATGAGGTTTAATGCTTTTAAAATTTTTACACTCTTCTTATTTTTAGTAACATCAGGTACATTAGCAGAACAATTTATTATTGAAGAAAAAATTTTTATCCAAACAAATAATTCACCTAAGAAATCTTATACAAAAAGACAAAAAGTTAATTCTAATATTTCCAATCATCAATCAATTACTTATACATCTAAGCAGTTAGGTATTTCTTCTGAAGGTCTTAATTCCAATATTTCTAGTTATCAATCAATTACTTATACATTTAAACAGTTTGGTATTTTATCTGAAGATTTAGTACTTAAAGAAGTTTATCCATCGTGGAGTTTTTATATTCCTGTCTATCCAGGTTATAAAGGAGGTAAAATAAATCTATTGTTAGAAGCTTGGGGATTAGGAAAAGATTCTTATGTAAGAATATATGTAGATGATATTCCGTATGTTTCTTTTAAAGGAAATGAGCTTCCACCAGCAGTAACTATAAATCTTCCAGCTTATCAAAATAAAGATTTCATCAAAATAACTATTGGAGGATTTTTGGGCTACTCAGATAATATATGTAAAGATATAATTGAAGGTCAATCTTATTTGATAGTTAAAAAAGACAGTCAGATTACTATAAATTATAAAGATATTGGAGATATTTACAGTGTTTTTAAGAGTTATGAACCCTTTTATTCTATTTTACCTTCAGGAAATTTAGATTTTTATTCTTTAGCTTTTTATCTTTCTAAACAGAATCCTTTTGCCAGTGTAAAATTTAATGATCCTTCTTCAAAATATAAAATAACTTATGATAGTAATACAGAAGGTATCCAAAGAGAGGGAAATATTCTAAAAATTTCTCCCAAAGGATTAGATGGAATAAAAGAATCATTAACTGATTTCCTTGCTATAGGAACAAAAGTAGATATAGGAAACCTAATTAAGAAAAAGAAAAAAATTGATAAACAAAATCTACTTACTTTTGCAGATCTTGGTTATACTACTTCTACTTCCAAAGGATTAATCAATATATCCCAATACTTTACGATTAACACTTCACAGTTTAGAGGAATTCCTAAAGATTTAAGATTAAAACTACACATAGCCCACACTCCTGTTCCTGTAATAAAATCACACGAAGCAAATCTAAGGATATATCTTAATGATAAGCTAATACAAGCTTATCCTTTAGATGGATATGGCGATAAAACTTTTGATCTTGCTATTCCTTTATCAGTATTACAATATGGACCAAATACACTTAAAGTAACTTTTAGCAGAAATATTACCCCTGGCGAATGTTCTGGAACAATTGTTGAAGGTGAATTGACAGTTTTTGATGACTCTTATTTTTACTGGAATTCTGTAGAGAAAACACCTTACAACATTTCAGATTTTATAAAATCTCTTCACGGAAAAGTGCTTTTTGTAGTGAAAGACCAAAGTTTTATACCATATCTAATAAATTTTCTTTCAGAGCTTGGAAAGAGAAATACTTTTATAGATAGAGTAGATATAAGTGCAAACATTGACAACAATGCGAAAAACTACGATTTCATAATACTTTTTGGCCTAGATTCAAATATAAACCTACCTGTAGAATCTGACAAGGGAGAATTTATTGTAAAAAACCCCCTAACAGATGTCTCTCTTTTTAGTTCTAAATATTACAAAAATTTTGTTTTATTACAGGTAGGAAAATACGATAAAGTTCCAGTTCTTGCAATACAATGTTGGAGACAGGAGTGTGATTCTATATTTTATAATATGAATTTTGAAAACCTTTATAGGCTTTTTGGAAATGTAGGAATATTTACTCAAGATTATTTTATATCTTACCAAGTAGGTAAAAAATTAAGCATTACCTATACAGTGGATAAAGGAATAGCCTATTATTGGAATAAGTATAAACTTATTGTTATTATAGCAATAGGATTAATATCTATTCTCTTTTTAGGATATGTTTATAAAAAGCTGACAAGGAGGGTAGTACAATGA
- the rpsB gene encoding 30S ribosomal protein S2 produces MAVVSMRELLEAGVHFGHTKSRWNPKMAPFLYGVRHDIHIIDLNKTLVYLEQAYHFVADSVARGAEVLFVGTKKQAKDVIKEEAERAGVHYINERWVGGLLTNFRTVRKSILKLKTLERMEAEGVFDVLPKKEVRALKRKMERLRKLYGGIVNMTRLPDIIWVVDTVREHIAVQEARKLGITVVAILDSNCDPDLVDYPVPGNDDAIKSIKLLTSKIADAIIEGKTRRESLGEEAATMEVVRKRVITVEEEERALFEKAMEMSEKYEYIDKGAEEDMD; encoded by the coding sequence ATGGCTGTAGTATCTATGAGGGAACTGCTGGAGGCAGGTGTCCACTTTGGTCACACCAAAAGCCGTTGGAACCCAAAGATGGCACCCTTTCTATACGGGGTGCGCCACGACATACACATTATAGACCTCAACAAAACCCTTGTCTACCTAGAGCAAGCCTATCACTTTGTAGCGGATAGTGTGGCACGAGGTGCGGAAGTACTGTTTGTAGGTACCAAAAAGCAGGCCAAGGACGTGATTAAGGAAGAGGCAGAGCGAGCGGGAGTACACTACATCAACGAAAGATGGGTAGGCGGACTACTCACCAACTTTCGTACCGTTCGCAAAAGCATTCTCAAGTTGAAGACCTTAGAGAGGATGGAGGCAGAGGGTGTGTTTGATGTCCTGCCTAAGAAGGAAGTGCGGGCTCTCAAGAGAAAGATGGAGAGACTGCGTAAGCTCTATGGTGGTATAGTCAACATGACGAGACTACCTGACATAATCTGGGTGGTGGATACAGTGAGAGAGCACATAGCGGTTCAAGAAGCCAGGAAGCTGGGTATAACGGTGGTGGCCATACTGGACTCTAACTGTGATCCAGATTTAGTAGACTACCCTGTTCCCGGTAACGACGACGCCATAAAGTCCATAAAACTGCTGACTTCTAAGATAGCGGATGCCATCATAGAAGGTAAGACGAGAAGGGAGTCTCTTGGAGAGGAAGCAGCCACCATGGAGGTGGTCAGAAAAAGGGTCATCACAGTGGAAGAAGAAGAAAGAGCCCTCTTCGAAAAAGCTATGGAGATGTCCGAAAAGTACGAGTACATCGACAAGGGAGCGGAGGAAGATATGGATTAA
- the frr gene encoding ribosome recycling factor, whose product MLEDIFKSAEEDMKKAVNHFKNEIAGLRTGRASTALVEELKVDYYGSKVPIKQLGSITIPEPNQILIQVWDSNAVSAIEKAIMENLQLTPQKQGNTLRITLPPPTEERRREMVRLLHKMAEEARVAVRNARRDAKEMIEDMEGISEDEIKRALERLQKLTDKYIDEINKLTEAKETEILGKI is encoded by the coding sequence ATGCTGGAGGATATTTTCAAAAGTGCGGAAGAAGACATGAAAAAAGCGGTAAATCACTTCAAAAACGAGATAGCAGGACTGAGGACAGGAAGAGCCAGCACCGCCCTCGTAGAGGAGTTGAAAGTGGATTACTATGGTTCTAAGGTACCTATAAAGCAGCTAGGTAGTATAACAATCCCCGAACCCAACCAGATCCTCATACAGGTTTGGGACTCTAACGCGGTGTCCGCCATAGAGAAGGCCATAATGGAGAACCTACAGCTCACACCTCAGAAACAAGGCAACACCCTTCGCATCACCCTACCACCCCCAACAGAGGAGAGACGGAGGGAGATGGTAAGACTTCTCCACAAGATGGCAGAAGAGGCAAGGGTTGCCGTAAGGAACGCACGGAGAGATGCTAAAGAGATGATCGAAGATATGGAGGGTATATCGGAAGATGAGATAAAGAGGGCTCTGGAAAGGCTCCAGAAGCTCACCGACAAGTACATAGATGAGATCAACAAACTGACGGAGGCTAAAGAGACGGAAATTCTAGGAAAGATCTGA
- a CDS encoding ChaN family lipoprotein has protein sequence MLSLLLTISLLIGDARVIYIPEEHTSKEDHAFQLEVIRKIWESGEKLVIAMEMFQQPFQTFLDQYISCDISEEEMLQKTQYRKRWGYDPSFYAPIWRYAKEKGIKIYAINIPTELVKKVREEGLEKVRDPALPYPPMEPTQQEKDLLLGVLKEHPKVDVHSFLDVQTAWDSGMALAIARILEKEKDSRVVVLVGGMHAPSLEEGVPRRVALLVPGVKQKILRRENYQRLFSMDLSKDRSSANSMRDPNCRP, from the coding sequence ATGCTCTCCCTTCTTCTCACCATAAGTCTCCTCATAGGTGATGCCCGCGTCATATACATTCCTGAGGAACATACCAGCAAAGAAGATCACGCTTTCCAGCTGGAGGTTATAAGGAAAATATGGGAGTCCGGAGAGAAGCTGGTTATCGCCATGGAGATGTTTCAGCAACCTTTTCAAACCTTTCTGGATCAATACATCTCCTGCGACATTTCTGAAGAGGAGATGCTCCAAAAGACCCAGTACAGAAAAAGATGGGGCTATGATCCTTCCTTCTATGCTCCCATCTGGCGGTATGCCAAAGAAAAGGGTATAAAGATTTACGCCATCAACATACCCACAGAGCTGGTAAAAAAAGTAAGGGAAGAAGGCTTAGAGAAAGTGAGGGATCCAGCTCTGCCCTATCCACCCATGGAGCCCACACAGCAGGAGAAAGATCTTCTATTAGGAGTACTCAAAGAGCATCCTAAGGTGGATGTCCATAGCTTTCTGGATGTACAGACGGCATGGGATTCTGGTATGGCCTTGGCCATAGCCCGTATTCTGGAAAAGGAGAAAGACTCAAGGGTGGTGGTTCTGGTGGGTGGTATGCATGCGCCTTCTTTAGAGGAAGGTGTTCCCAGAAGGGTGGCTCTTCTTGTGCCGGGTGTAAAGCAGAAGATACTGAGGAGAGAAAACTATCAGCGTCTGTTTTCTATGGATCTTTCCAAGGACAGATCGTCTGCCAACTCTATGAGGGATCCAAACTGCAGACCGTGA
- a CDS encoding Hsp33 family molecular chaperone HslO, whose translation MLYRELNDESRKELRDYFEDRDYMVIAVPRHEPIRMYVVRANRTVETARRVHNLAPPEALLLGEALLAALLLSSLVKHATHQKVLFKLNLEEGSVVAEADGKGRVRGFIEGQVTGYWKGDLTVIKELRLGVPYTSIVPVVGNSVKDTLQYYFHQSEQIKTVVDMAVKLDDEGRVRFAGAYMVQMMGGTSPKAEELMEKRLKELPPLEKFLEEGKRPEDIATEVLGDMEPRLVGLKEVEYYCPCTEDIAKASLLLLSEEELNEVLQQGPAEVVCKFCGRIYRFTREELML comes from the coding sequence ATGCTTTACAGAGAACTTAACGACGAAAGTAGAAAAGAGCTGAGAGATTACTTTGAGGATAGGGACTATATGGTGATAGCGGTGCCCCGCCACGAACCTATAAGGATGTATGTGGTGCGTGCCAACCGTACAGTGGAAACGGCACGGCGCGTGCATAATCTGGCGCCACCGGAAGCTCTCCTACTGGGAGAAGCTCTCCTGGCTGCCTTGCTTCTGTCGTCCCTGGTAAAACACGCCACCCATCAAAAGGTTCTTTTTAAGCTGAACCTAGAAGAAGGCAGTGTGGTAGCTGAGGCTGACGGTAAAGGCAGAGTGAGGGGCTTTATAGAAGGCCAAGTAACGGGATACTGGAAAGGGGATCTTACCGTTATAAAGGAACTGAGGCTAGGCGTTCCTTACACCAGCATAGTGCCTGTTGTAGGAAACTCGGTGAAGGACACTCTCCAGTACTACTTCCACCAGTCTGAGCAGATCAAAACTGTGGTGGATATGGCGGTAAAACTGGATGATGAAGGAAGAGTACGCTTTGCCGGTGCTTACATGGTCCAGATGATGGGAGGTACCTCACCTAAAGCAGAGGAACTTATGGAGAAAAGACTTAAAGAGCTCCCTCCCTTAGAGAAGTTCCTGGAGGAAGGTAAAAGACCTGAAGACATAGCCACGGAAGTTCTCGGAGACATGGAGCCCCGTTTGGTAGGCCTCAAGGAAGTGGAGTACTACTGTCCTTGCACTGAGGATATAGCCAAGGCAAGTCTCCTGCTGTTGTCGGAGGAGGAGTTAAACGAAGTACTCCAGCAAGGTCCTGCGGAGGTGGTTTGTAAGTTCTGTGGCAGAATTTACCGCTTTACCAGAGAGGAGCTTATGCTATAA
- the pyrH gene encoding UMP kinase — protein MYTRVLVKLSGEAFAGKQGFGIDSEFLAYISEEIKSLVTAGVQTAVVIGGGNIFRGLEGTSMGIDRATGDYMGMLATVINALALQSALERLAQIPTRVLSAIEMRQVAEPYIRRRAIRHLEKGRVVIFAAGTGNPYFSTDTAAALRAAEIEAQLLIKATKVDGIYTGDPQKDPNVEFIEEITYKEVINRNLRVMDHTALTLCMENKIPIMVLNIHKPGNLLKAVSGQRVGSLVRE, from the coding sequence ATGTACACTCGGGTGCTTGTCAAACTTTCTGGAGAAGCTTTTGCAGGTAAACAGGGTTTCGGTATAGATTCAGAATTTTTGGCTTACATAAGTGAGGAGATAAAGTCCCTTGTCACTGCGGGTGTTCAAACAGCGGTGGTCATAGGAGGAGGCAACATATTCAGGGGTCTTGAAGGCACCAGTATGGGTATAGATAGAGCCACGGGAGATTACATGGGTATGCTGGCCACCGTTATAAACGCCTTAGCCCTCCAGTCGGCTCTGGAGAGGTTGGCCCAGATACCCACACGAGTCTTGTCAGCTATAGAGATGAGGCAGGTGGCAGAACCTTACATAAGGAGACGTGCCATAAGGCATCTGGAAAAGGGGAGAGTAGTGATCTTTGCAGCGGGTACAGGAAACCCCTATTTCTCCACAGACACAGCTGCAGCCCTTCGGGCTGCGGAGATAGAAGCCCAGCTTCTTATAAAAGCCACTAAGGTGGATGGCATATACACCGGCGATCCCCAGAAGGATCCCAACGTGGAGTTCATAGAGGAGATCACCTACAAGGAAGTGATAAACAGGAACCTACGGGTTATGGACCACACCGCTCTCACCCTCTGTATGGAGAACAAGATCCCTATAATGGTTCTCAACATCCACAAACCGGGCAATCTTCTCAAAGCGGTCAGTGGTCAGAGGGTGGGAAGTCTGGTAAGAGAGTAA
- the tsf gene encoding translation elongation factor Ts → MITSDLVKKLREMTGAGMLDCKKALEEAGGDLEKAKEILRIKGLAKAEKKAGRETKEGVIYAYVSEDRKRGVLLELNCETDFVAKNEEFSRLALQLAKHIANVDENSDRQGTGEDIASQPFYQDPSIKVDELIKSAIAKIGENIRLSRWTRYDAKGYVHAYVHGIGRVGVLLEFEAPTLEEKVLRTVQDIAMQIAAMKAEYVKVEDIPADVLERERRILAEQTRQEGKPENLIDRIVEGKLKRFYQEKVLLEQAFIKDEKKTVKQYLEEVGNVHIVRFVRYELGGL, encoded by the coding sequence ATGATCACATCGGATCTTGTTAAAAAGTTGAGGGAGATGACAGGTGCCGGTATGCTGGACTGTAAAAAGGCCTTAGAGGAGGCGGGAGGAGATCTGGAGAAGGCCAAAGAGATACTGAGAATAAAGGGACTGGCCAAAGCCGAAAAGAAAGCTGGTAGAGAAACTAAAGAAGGAGTTATATACGCTTACGTCTCGGAAGACAGAAAGAGAGGTGTGCTTTTGGAACTAAACTGTGAGACGGACTTTGTGGCTAAGAACGAGGAGTTCTCCCGGCTGGCGCTCCAGTTGGCAAAGCACATAGCCAATGTAGATGAGAACTCTGACCGCCAAGGCACAGGTGAGGATATAGCTTCCCAACCCTTCTACCAAGATCCTTCCATCAAAGTGGACGAACTGATAAAGTCCGCCATAGCCAAGATAGGTGAAAACATTCGGCTCAGCAGATGGACCCGTTACGATGCCAAAGGTTACGTGCACGCTTACGTGCACGGCATAGGAAGAGTGGGTGTTCTCCTGGAGTTTGAAGCTCCTACCTTGGAGGAGAAAGTTCTCAGAACAGTGCAGGACATAGCTATGCAGATAGCCGCTATGAAGGCAGAGTACGTAAAGGTTGAGGACATACCGGCTGACGTACTGGAAAGAGAAAGAAGGATACTGGCTGAACAAACGAGACAGGAAGGAAAACCGGAAAACCTCATAGACAGGATAGTGGAAGGTAAGCTCAAGAGGTTTTATCAGGAAAAGGTCCTATTAGAACAAGCTTTCATAAAAGACGAGAAAAAAACGGTGAAGCAGTATCTGGAGGAAGTAGGTAATGTCCATATAGTGAGGTTTGTAAGGTACGAGCTAGGTGGACTGTAA
- the cyoE gene encoding heme o synthase, with translation MVVKSFGKVAEYSHVVRDCLVLTKPGIVLLVLITTLTGMYIAKRGFPEPSLVLWTLVGTGLASAGSASLNQFLDRDIDARMSRTSHRPLPSGSLPPLVALIMGVLLLIASLTVMVLAVNLLAAFLTGLASLFYVVVYTLLFKRRSPWAVEIGGVSGAMPPVIGYAAVKGTLTPEAAILFAIMFFWQPPHSWVLAIKYLEDYRKAGIPVLPVVKGVEYTKIRTLLYTSALLPLSLLPYFYGMAGKVYLLGAFVLSALYIILTLRFVFSRRENGMFLFTYSIFYIALLFSLMVFNMER, from the coding sequence ATGGTGGTGAAGAGCTTCGGTAAAGTGGCCGAATACAGTCATGTGGTGAGAGACTGTTTGGTGCTCACCAAGCCCGGCATAGTTCTCCTGGTTCTCATAACGACCCTCACGGGAATGTACATAGCTAAGAGAGGTTTTCCGGAGCCCTCTCTGGTTTTATGGACCCTTGTGGGGACAGGACTTGCTTCTGCAGGATCTGCCTCCCTTAACCAGTTTCTGGACAGAGATATAGATGCTCGCATGAGCCGTACCAGTCATAGACCGCTACCTTCCGGTAGCCTTCCACCGCTGGTGGCCCTCATCATGGGTGTTCTACTTTTGATAGCATCCCTCACCGTCATGGTACTGGCCGTAAACCTATTGGCAGCCTTCTTGACGGGGTTGGCTTCCTTATTCTACGTAGTGGTTTACACTCTTCTCTTTAAGAGGCGTAGCCCGTGGGCCGTGGAGATAGGAGGTGTTTCAGGTGCTATGCCTCCCGTTATAGGATACGCGGCCGTCAAGGGAACTCTTACCCCGGAAGCTGCCATACTCTTTGCCATAATGTTCTTCTGGCAACCTCCCCACTCGTGGGTCTTGGCTATAAAGTATCTGGAAGATTACAGAAAGGCTGGTATTCCTGTGTTGCCCGTCGTCAAGGGTGTGGAGTACACCAAGATACGGACCCTTCTTTATACGTCCGCTCTACTGCCCCTTAGTCTACTTCCCTACTTTTATGGAATGGCTGGTAAAGTTTACCTTTTGGGTGCCTTTGTCCTCAGTGCCCTGTACATAATCCTCACCCTGAGGTTCGTTTTCTCTCGCAGAGAGAACGGCATGTTTCTCTTCACTTACTCCATATTCTACATAGCACTTCTCTTCTCTCTTATGGTGTTCAACATGGAGAGGTGA